Proteins from a single region of Synechococcus sp. WH 8109:
- a CDS encoding alpha/beta hydrolase, with the protein MNRVVALLLLGISLAVIPGPFSKANTQQPVRWQNGGSVSTTTYSELESFLVDGAVTDRALQDAIQMSGWTTEELRFGLNKSYAVDLAGVSRFLDSGAGEAFLKDQTSSYVPYWSQKTTAAMALRAAIIADAKDGLISSIGIMKQLPVSFRLSGNGPTDGRQNVCAPDKVSGAQATSLLSWYVFLPACIKANSER; encoded by the coding sequence ATGAACCGTGTAGTGGCCTTACTTCTCCTTGGTATATCCCTTGCGGTCATTCCTGGCCCTTTTTCAAAAGCCAACACCCAGCAACCGGTGCGCTGGCAAAATGGTGGTTCAGTTAGTACCACTACATACAGCGAGCTCGAATCTTTTCTTGTTGACGGCGCGGTCACAGACCGTGCTCTTCAGGACGCCATTCAGATGTCCGGCTGGACCACCGAAGAGCTTCGTTTTGGTTTGAATAAGTCCTATGCAGTTGACCTCGCCGGTGTGTCCCGGTTTCTTGATTCCGGCGCCGGTGAAGCCTTTTTGAAGGATCAAACAAGTTCTTATGTCCCTTATTGGAGCCAAAAGACGACGGCGGCCATGGCTCTGCGGGCCGCCATCATCGCGGATGCCAAAGATGGGCTCATTAGCTCTATCGGCATCATGAAACAGCTGCCCGTCTCCTTCCGTTTATCCGGTAACGGACCGACTGACGGCAGGCAGAACGTTTGTGCTCCTGACAAAGTGAGTGGAGCCCAAGCCACCTCGTTGTTGTCTTGGTACGTCTTTCTGCCGGCTTGCATCAAAGCCAACTCTGAGCGCTGA